The DNA segment GTCGCGGAGAATTGGAAAATAATAACGGACGCACATTCCAACCCGGAACCATCTCCCAATATTCAAAGCAAATCAATTGGCAAGTCACACAATCAGCTATTGTGTATATTCTCAAGCAGGAGAATTGGCAAGTAGCACAGGAGTATTGGCCGGAGTTGGGGACTGGAGATTGGGGACTGGGGACTGGGGAAAACGCTTCTCAGTCGCCTTTACCTAGTCTTCGTTCTCCGGTTGTGAGGGAGCCGGAACCGCAGCCACAGCCAAAACAACGCCGAGCTTATTTCCCTAGTCCTCGTCTTCAGGTTGGTCATTGGTGGGGACGACTGATTAAGCGCTATCCCATATTTGAGCAACAAAGTGCGGCTGATTGTGGTGCGGCTTGTTTGGTGATGATTAGTCGCTATTGGGGTAAGCGTTTGAGTGTGAACCGACTGCGGGATTTAACTAACGTCAATCGCAGTGGTGCATCGTTGAAGGGTTTAACCGCCGCCGCCGAAACCATTGGTTTTACTACTCGTCCGGTAAAAGCTAGCTTTGATAAATTAGCACAACAACCCTTACCAGCGATCGCCCATTGGGAGGGTAAACACTATATTGTAGTTTATGAGATTAACAAAAAACAGGTAATTGTCGGTGATCCGGCGATCGGTCAACGTAACTTGAGTATTGCTGAATTTAAAGCGGGTTGGACTGGTTACGCCTTGTTGTTGCAACCGACAACCGAGCTGAAAGAAAACGAAGAAGCAAATACATCATTTTGGCAATTATTTGAGTTAGTCAAACCCCACACACGGGTATTAGTAGAGGTATTCAGCGCTTCGGTATTGATTCAGGTGTTTGGATTAATTACACCCCTATTTACCCAATTATTGTTAGATAGGGTGATTGTTCAAGGAAGCACCTTAACATTAAATGCAGTCGGTTTGGGGTTGATGATATTTGGCTTATTTCGTGTGGTATTGAACGGACTACGGCAATATTTGTTAGACCACACAGCCAACCGTATCAGCATCTCGCTATTGGTAGGTTTTATTAAACATACCTTCCGTTTACCCTTGTCGTTTTTTGAGTCGCGTTACGTCGGGGATATTGTTTCTCGCGTCCAAGAAAACCAAAAGATTCAACGCTTTTTAACTGGGGAAGCATTGTCAATCATTTTAGATTTGTTGACAGTGTTTATCTATGTAGCTTTGATGTTTTGGTATAGTTCAGCAATGGCATTGATGAGTTTAGCGATTGTACCGCCTTTTATGTTATTGGCAATCATCGCTACACCCTTTTTACGCCGCATTAGTCGAGAGGTTTTTAGTGCTACAGCCAACGAAAATAGTTATCTGATTCAATCCCTTTCTGGTATTCGCTCAATTCGCTCAATGGCAATCGAACAAACAGTACGTTGGCATTGGGAAGAACTGCTGAATAATGTCATCAGAAAAACCTTCAGTGGACAGATAATTAGTAACAAATTACAAATTTTTAGTTCTGCCTTAGAAACTCTGGTAACTACCAGCCTACTTTGGTTTGGGGCATGGTTGGTGATTCAAAACCAACTGACTATCGGGCAATTAGTCGCCTTTAATATGTTGTTAGGTAATATTATCCGTCCATTTCAAAGGCTGGTAGTTTTGTGGAATCAATTACAAGAAGTGGTGATTTCTACAGAACGAATTAATGATGTTTTAGAGGCAGAACCAGAGGAAGATTTACAACACCAACATCGGCAATTTATCAGTAATTTACTTGGTCATATCCGCTTTGACAATGTAACATTTCGTTACCATCCAGAAAGCGATCGCA comes from the Nostoc sp. PCC 7120 = FACHB-418 genome and includes:
- a CDS encoding ABC transporter transmembrane domain-containing protein; protein product: MPSGFSRQYLAEQLTHILGESLSERELEKCIQGLEIIEPPIAKQFWQAATASAGIYIVLGGKVRLLDDAHNLITTVSTGASFGELTLFPDADFIPYVARASVNLKLGYLPQTILQDLMGENSSVGDRLKKHAETWDLLVLCCQNSLLPQNSSVEEIIKALALFERHSLDIGSLPSQIFPDTKLWILRRGELENNNGRTFQPGTISQYSKQINWQVTQSAIVYILKQENWQVAQEYWPELGTGDWGLGTGENASQSPLPSLRSPVVREPEPQPQPKQRRAYFPSPRLQVGHWWGRLIKRYPIFEQQSAADCGAACLVMISRYWGKRLSVNRLRDLTNVNRSGASLKGLTAAAETIGFTTRPVKASFDKLAQQPLPAIAHWEGKHYIVVYEINKKQVIVGDPAIGQRNLSIAEFKAGWTGYALLLQPTTELKENEEANTSFWQLFELVKPHTRVLVEVFSASVLIQVFGLITPLFTQLLLDRVIVQGSTLTLNAVGLGLMIFGLFRVVLNGLRQYLLDHTANRISISLLVGFIKHTFRLPLSFFESRYVGDIVSRVQENQKIQRFLTGEALSIILDLLTVFIYVALMFWYSSAMALMSLAIVPPFMLLAIIATPFLRRISREVFSATANENSYLIQSLSGIRSIRSMAIEQTVRWHWEELLNNVIRKTFSGQIISNKLQIFSSALETLVTTSLLWFGAWLVIQNQLTIGQLVAFNMLLGNIIRPFQRLVVLWNQLQEVVISTERINDVLEAEPEEDLQHQHRQFISNLLGHIRFDNVTFRYHPESDRNILENLSFEIKPEQTVAVVGRSGSGKTTLFKLILGLYPPTDGKVLIDGKDVTNIALRSLRSQIGVVDQDTFLFGGTIRENISIAHPEASLEEIIAVARLAGADDFIKQMPAGYETQIGEGGGMLSGGQRQRLAIARALLGNPRLLLLDEATSHLDSESERIIQNNLKTILKGRTSVIIAHRLSTVRHADLILVLDRGLLVESGNHDQLIARRGHYFYLNQQQLSSE